AATCGGCATTTTTTTCTTTGGGATCAGTCCGTAAATACAGACCGGCGGTCACCAGTGTGACGGAGAAAAATAGAACGATAATAATAGACCATTGAGAACGCGTCATGGTTGTGGATTCATTGTCTTCTGTCGGAATTCAGTCTGAGAGGATTTTGAAATAGTGTCGTGCCAACACCTTCACAGTTTTCTTCGGATCTTGTAAAAACCGGTCAGGGACTTCCATCCCAGCAGCAGAATGAAGATCCAGAGCAGGTAGTTTAATGTGCCTGGCAGGAAATACGTTTCGACGGGGAGCCAGGCATAAACGATGAATCTGGGACGAACGAGCCAGCTGTAGGGGATTGCCAGCGTACTGCGGATCATGGCAAATGTTACCACGAGTGTGTAGAAAAACAGATACAGGCTTCCCGCGATAATGGTTGCTTCCCCATAGTGAATCAGCGTGATTGTCGTAAACGTTACGACAAGTTGGTCTGAGATTGTATCGGTAAAGGAACCGCGATTGCCGGCGATTTTCTGAAAACGGGCCAGGGGACCATCAATGCCATCCAGTAAGACATGCAGCAGTAGCAGGCAAAACGCCAGTGGTTTTGCCTGATCCCAGGTCATTCCATAAGAAAAGCAAAAGCCGATTCCGCAAAGCAGAGACAGACCGGTGAGATGATTGGCAGTAATGCCCCATTTCACAAATCGTTTTAGCAACGGCAGAAGCAGCAGATGGCGGCGTGACTGCGAGGCATCCATCATCGCCTGTTCGCCACTGGCATAAACAGAGACCTTGCTTTTGGTTGTATTGGGAAGAGAGCACATATTTTTCAATCCCTTGTGTTCAAAACCAAAATGACCCGCTGATCTTAAGAGTCTTCGTTGCTTTGAAACAGTTTGTCTAATACGCCAGACGCTTTCACTTCTTCAAACTTTCTGCGAAATACTTTTTCCTGTTCGGGATCGAGTTGAGGGGGGTGGCCGTGTTCTTTGATGTATTGTCCCATCGATTCCAAGGTCGCTTTCTCGAAGTAATGATCGCTCATCGCCAGAGAAACGATCAACTCATCATCGGTTCGGGGTTTTGCCTGGCATTCATCGCAGGCGAGGAATGAGCCGAATTTTAAGTGGCCACATTGAAAGCAGACTGCCGTTGTCATTACAAATCCTTTGGTTCTCGCAATTTCTTATTTTTAAACGATCTCTCACTCAAAGTATATCAAAGTTTGGGGGGAAAATGCCCGGAGATTTCTTAGGTTTCCTTTTTATATGTCTGGGTTTTGATATTATGGAGAAGTCCTCTTTTCTTCATTGCAGAAAAGAGTCGTAAAACTATGAATAATTGAATGAACTGATCCAATAATTTAAGAACTGACTGCAAGATGCATGTATTAGACTATGGTGTTATTCTCGCCTATCTTCTGGTTTCGATTGGACTCGGCATCTATTTCGGTCGCAATCAATCGCGGAAGGAATTTTTTGCCGCCGGTAATTCCATGGGCTGGTTGCCTGTGGGATTGAGTGTGATGGCGACGCTGTTTTCTGCCAACAGCTTTGTCATGTATCCTTCGATCGCTTATGGCAGTGGCTTGCGAATCAGTCTGTTTTTGATCGCCGTTTCTCTGATGGCGCCACTGGTACTGTGGGTGTTCATTCCCGTTTATGCACGGTTGAATTGCCAGACCGCGTATGAGTATCTGGAACGCCGTTATCATGTTTCGGTTCGTTCTTTAGCCAGTGGTTTATTTATCTTCTTGCGGATTGGCTGGATGGCTTCGGCCACGTATGCGGCGTCGATTGTGCTGGCAAACGTGATGCAGGTTTCGCAGTTATGGGTGATTATTGTGCTGGGCATTGTTTCCATTTTCTACACAATGCTCGGTGGTCTGCGGGCAGTGATGTGGACCGACGTGATTCAGTTCTTTATCTTCAGCCTTACGATTATTCTGACGCTCGGTTTGATTCTTGCCCAAACCGATAACGGAGTGTCGGGGGTCATTTCGACTTATTTTGAAGGTCGGAGTAATCTGCTAGTGGATTTTACTCCTTCGCTGACGCTGGAATATGGTAGTTGGGCGGTTTTGATCGGGCTGTTTCTGGAAGCGCTGTCTGCCTTTGGTGCGGATCAAGTCGCCGTGCAGCGCTATATTGCGGCGCGTTCCGAGAGGACATCGCAAGTCGGTTTCATGATCAATGTGATCGGGATGTGGACTGTGGTGCCTGGTTTGTTGGCCATTGGAGTCGGCCTCTATTCTCATTATCATCAATTTCCGGAACAGATGGTGTCGGTATTGGCGACAGAGCTCAATGGAGAGCTGCCAGACTGGAGAGCCGACGCAGCCGGTGCGGGGAAGGGGATGACGGTCCCCCAGTTTTATGAATCGTATCCGGAGTATGTGGCCGAAGACATTCAGGCATTGAAGCTTCAGGACCAGGCGTTGCCGCAATATGTGCGCCTGCATTTCCCGCCGGGAGTGGTGGGATTGTTTCTGGTTGCGTTAATGGCGGCGGTGATGTCGAGTATCGATTCGGGAATTCATTCGGTGACCACCGCGCTGATGGTTGATTTTCGGGATCGACATTTTCTGCACTTAAAACCGGATAATAATAAAATGGAGGTTTTTCAGGACCGGGCACTGGTGGTCTTGATCGGTGTGCTTTCCATAGTGCTGGCCTGCAACGTGGGTGAGATGGGGGATGTGTTTGCCATCGGGAAAAAAGTGACCGCTGGTTTTGGCGGCCCCTTACTGGCCGTGTTTATCCTGGCTCTGTTTTTCAAAAACTCAACGACAGCGGGGGTTCTGGTGGGGACATTCTCAGGAGCCGTCATTACGATCACGCTGATGTATATTTCCTCTGACTGGTTTTCCGTCTGGTTCTGGCCCATTGGTTTTGGTCTGACAATGGTGATTGGCGTCATCGTCAGTCTGTTGACCGTTTCTCATCGACCGGATTCGGCTGAAACGCCTTTAACGTATTGGAATGTGGTACGAAGTCAACACAAAAATGATCCTGATTTAAGCGAGTAATTCTCCCATGAAATATGCTGAAATGACCGCGGTGGAACTGAAGAATGTATCGCGTGATGAAACGCTGGTTGTCCTGCCGATTGCTGCTGTGGAACAGCATGGCCCGCATATGCCGACGGCAACCGATGATATTATCTGTACTGCAGTCGCCGAACAGGTCGAGCAGAACCTCAAGGAATCGGTTTTATTACTGCCGACTCTCTGGCTGGGGGCGAGTCAGCATCATCTTCGCTGGGGCGCCACGTTGACCTCCCGTGTGGAAAACTATGAAACATTATTGTGCGAAATTTGCGAATCGATACTGAATGACGGGTTTCGCCGAGTCATGATTTTAAACGGTCATGGCGGAAATATCGGTCCGATGCAGATTGCGTTGCGGCGCCTGCAGGTAGATTATCAAAACTGTCAATTAATGGCGGCCTCCTATTGGTCGATTGCAGAAGCGGAGATCGCGTCACTGATGGAGGGGGAGTGCAAAACCGTCGGCCATGCCTGTGAGGCGGAAACGTCGTTGGTGATGTACCTCCGACCGGAATTGGTGCGCGAATCAAAAATTGAAAATTTTGAAGACTATGCCCCGGATGTGGTAGATGGCGTTTATCTCTGTCATGACATGTATCAAAGAACTACTGCCGGTGCGACAGGCCGTCCTGATCTGGCGAGTGCAGAGAAAGGCGAAAAAATGTTCTCACATATTGTGGAACGCGTGTCTCACGTGTTGGCACACTTATCGGAGAGAACATTTTTTGAATAGCGGCTCTATTTACGGACGTCAGAAATCGTCCGAATTAAGCGAGATAAGGGTGTAAAAACCGGGTTAAATCTCGTGCTTCCAGGGATTGCTGTACTTCTGCAGGTGTGGGAGCGGTTTTCAGATAATGGGCGGCGACTTCATCGGTAAAATCGCTGTTTCGTGTGTATTTGAGTTCCAGTGCTTTGTCTTGAGTGATGGGAGCAAAATCGAAAATCGTTCCTGATTTTAAATGGCTCAGCAATCCTTCATGCGCCACCTTGACGGCTTGCATCCCTAGTAGAAATGGTGCAATTTCCTGTGGTTTTGGCAAGGCATGGAACAGCATCGGGCCGGAGTCTAAGCCTTTTGACAATAGATGAATGGTCGCTCCGACGTAATCGGGGTTCCCCTCCTGGACCGCCCAGAAATTGCAACTGCTTCCGCGATAATAAGGTGAAACTCCCATGTGAATGTTCAACGCTCTCTGGCTCACTAAAAAGTCGCAGAGCTCTCCCTTGATAAAACTACTGCCGAATATGATGTAGTAATCACTTTCCAGAGCAGGCTTGAGTGTCTCCAGCTCCAGGCGATTCAAATCGCCCAGCTTCATCGAAAGAGATTTCACATTCAGAGGAGAAAAGCGGGGCCGCCCGAAGATTGTTTTTTCTGCGTCCAGAACATGGCTGAAATATTCCTGCATCACATCAGATCGCCTGAAGAAATCTGCTACTTGCCCGGGGAAAATGGTATTGCATTCCTGGATGGCATAGACTTCCTCTGCAATCGAAGCCAGCGACTCAATCAGAGAGAGATGGCGGGGTTGATTACTGGTGAAAACAGTGATCTTCATGCTGCGATTCTCTCCATAATATTCGCGTGGTCTTCTCTTGGGAATTCCAGACTGGTAAGCGGGTGCTCTTTCATATTCGAACGGAAACCAAGTTGAATCTCCAAATCATTCAGGATTTGAATGGTATCGTCGTTATAGGAGTTACAGGGGTGTGACATCGACACCGGCGCGGCGCAGAGTAGTTTTGTCAACGTGTCGTAATTTGTCTGGTATTCACTCCGTTGATCCTCGGCAGCTAATGACGCCAGGGCGGTAGGGTGAGTATGCGAGTGCAGTCCGATAAGATGATCTTTAGAATGCAGTTCAACCACATGCTGGTCTTTCATCCACAAGTCATTTGTGAAATCCTGCAGATCTATCTTGTGGTCCTGAATCATCAGATCCAGGATTTCATTATAGGCTTTGACTCCAAGTGCCATGTCTCTTACGAACCGGAATCGTTTATCTTCCTCAGTATAGAAGGGGAACTGGCTGAGGTATTGATCGGCGAAAAATATTTTTAGCGAACGTTCAACGGTTTCATTATATTGCGATGAGGCAACCATTCGAAAAAAACTTTGATAGAAATGGTCAATATTGTCGAAGCAGACTGTTCTGAATTTTCGGTAGATTTCAAGGTTTTCGGTGCCACCTGTGATGACCGATGAATAGACAAACCAGAATGCGGTTAAGTCAAAGGCTTCCAGAACAGGTAATGCGACTTCGTACTGACAGAGGAGAGCATCGTCAAAAGTCAGGCAGACTTCGTTTTTGGCGAGGCTTCCCTTAGATGCCTTCTCGAACCATTCTTTCGCTGGTAAAATGTGATGCTCACGTTGATAGTGCTCTATGATCTGCGCGAGCTCATTGTATGATATAGCGCCTTGCCCTTTCATGTGTCTCTCATTATAGAAGTGATGAAACATGATGCCATGCGGGCGTTCGTATGATGTTCTCAAGGGATCCCTTTTAGAATAACTGCTGATTGTTTGAAATTTGAAAATATTTGCTGTCTTAAATTGAATCGATCTCAGGATCCACTCATATTACGCGGCCTCTTTTAGATTCATTTTTTCGCAAGCCTGCAGCACAACATTTGTGATTCGTATGTGGGACTGGCTATCACAATTCCAGGCTTTCCGAACTTCGTCCGCACGTCGTTTTTGGGCCTCGCTTGTTTCTTTTTTCAAATTGGATAGTGCCTTGATTCCTTCCGCGATGCTGATCGAAAACGTGCCCCAATTAAATAAATGCAATGGGATGCCGTGTGTCGGATAGTCATGGTTAGAATGAAACAGAGCAACCTGTTTCCCCAGTAACGCTGCCTCGACGGAGACGGTTGACTTATGAGTGATTAAGGCGTCACAGGATGCCAGAGACATTGAAAGCGGCGTGTTTTTGTCTAAAAAAGCGACATTTCCCAGACGGTTGATGACTCTTTCTGCGATCTGGCTGTCACTATTCGGGTGTGGTCTGACCGCTACTTTTAAAGAATGATTTTCCTGAAGTACATGCTCAAGGCTACTGACAATCATTTCTTCATGCTGGTCCCAGTTGGGTTTCATAGCATACAATGCCAACAGATCTGTCGGTTCAACATGATTATGAATTCTCCAGGCTGATGCCCGACTTTCTGTTAGCGGGATTTCATTGACCCAGTCAAAATTCGGATTTCCAGTGACGATCAGGTTTTCCGGATTCAGTCCTCGATCTACAAGAATTGATACTGCCTGTTTAAAAGGGACGCATACAAAGTCTGCAGGAATGTCGTTATGTGGTTGCAGTCCAAACAGGTCAAGTACCCCGACCGAAGGAATTCCGCGTTCTGCTGCGATACGAATTGATGCCAGTTCAGCTCTGGGGGAGTTGGTTGTTAAAACCACATCTGGATTAATTATGTCAAAGATACGTCGGATCGGATTCAGAGGCAAAAACGCTTGTCTTCCTTTTTGACGAAAAGCCTGTTCTGCTCCTGCGACTCCAAGTTGATCCTCCAGGTCTGCATAAGACAGGCCCAGGTAGGCAATCGATTCCTCAGGGGAATTCACCTTATTGTCCTGATGCATTTCTGCCGCTAAACGCTTCCCATGCTCAATCGCTCTTGTCTCTTCAAGTTGAATGATGTCCTGAAATCCCATGGGTGAGAAGCCGGCTTTTCTCAATGGATTGGCAGCAGTGGTCAGCCCCAAAACATGAATCTCATGTCCCAGTTCTTTTAAGTGTTTTAGAACGGGAATCAACATGAGGACATGACCACCCCCATAGCAGACAGCCAGAATACGCTGTTGTTTTGTGTGTGAGCTTGTCATATGCAATTCTAGCAAAGCAAAAAAGTTGATTTCTGAAGGCTTGCCGGTTGAAAATCGGTTCAAATTAACGGAGAAATCCCAGATTCTGTCAAGACGAAATATTCGGAGCCGGGGTTTGGGTTGAATAGAATCACTTCTCAACGGGAAATCGGGCAAGGATTGCTCATGGTGTGTTTGAATGTATAGACTTCAGGGCTTTGTCCATTTGAGAATCCCCCAACTTTATTTGTTCATAAGTGATGAATTGGTCTTCCTTAAGTACCCCGGAATATTGAAAATGCTTGCCTTCAATTATTGAATGATTCGATGCAGAAAGTGATCGGAAACAGAAACGACTCCTTCAGAAGGTGAGAGGGGGGGGGCAGGACGGTACCACAATCCTGATTTTTGTATTGTTTGTATCTGTAGATGGTCGTTCTCCGCTTTAAGCTAGCGAAAGGATTCGTAATGTGTGGAATTATTGGGGGCTATGATCGCAATCAACGCCCCTTTGGAACGGCGTTAGCAGAGCAAGCTTGCAAGAGAATGGCTCATCGCGGACCCGATGACCGGGGATTCTACGAAACAGGTGGGATGCTGGTGGGAAATCAGCGTCTGTCCATTCTGGATCTGGCTGGTGGCCATCAACCCATGTTTTCTGATGATCAACAGGTGGTCGTTGTTCAGAACGGGGAAATCTATAATTTCAGAGAATTGGCAAAAGGGCTCGGTTGCCGCACCAGTTGTGACACTGAGGTCATTCTAAGACTGTATCAGCGTGACGGGGAAGATTTTGTCAAGCAACTCAACGGGATGTTTGCTATCGCAATTATCGATCGTCGCAAGCAATCGCTCTTGCTTTACCGTGATCGAGTGGGGCAAAAACCACTCTATCTGCATGATGATGGTAGACGGCTGTTGTTTGCTTCCGAGGTCAAATCCCTGTTTGCGATGGGAGTGAAAGCGGAGATGAATTGGGAAGGCTTCGATGCCTATCTCACGTACAATTTCGTTCCCCCTCCGATGACGCTTTACAAGAATATTACCCATTTAATGCCCGGGCACATGCTGAAAATCAGCTCTCAGGGCACAGAGGTTCGACGCTGGTGGAATCTGGCGGAAAAGCCTGTTGAATGTCGGTCTGAAGCGTCCTGGTGTGACGAAATTATTGAGACTTTAAGGGCCGCTGTGAAGATTCGTTTACGTGCGGATGTGCCGTTAGGAGCTTTCCTTTCGGGAGGCATTGACAGTTCGTCTGTGGTGTCTCTGATGAGTCAGGAGTTACCGCATCCGGTACAGACTTTTTGTATCGGATTTGATGACCCCCGGTTTGATGAATCCCGGTATGCACAGGAAGTCGCAGATCAGTTTGGTACTCGTCACACATGTGAAGTACTGAATCCCAATTTGACAGAGACCTGGCCCCTCACGATTTATCACAACGATCAGCCACACGGTGATGTCTCTTTCATGCCAACGCATCGTGTCAGTCATCTGGCCAGGCAATCGGTCAAAGTGGTTTTGACTGGTGATGGTGGGGATGAACTATTTGCAGGCTATGACGTTCATCGAAACTTTTTTGCGAATCAGGATTTAACATTACCCCGTGAGCAAATTGAAGCTGACTATATTCGTGCCATCAGTTTGCTGCAGCCTGCCGAAAAGCAGGCGCTGTATTCAGAGGAATCCCGAATTCAGCTGGGGGGCTTTGATGCTTCTTCTTTTGCGATGTCGCAGTTGAAAGAGTTTCGACATCTTGATCCGATCAGCCAGGCTCTGGCTCTGGATACCAAGTTGTTGTTGCCTGGGAATAATCTGGTGAAACCCGACAAAATGGCAATGGCTGTTTCGCTGGAACCGCGTGCTCCTTACCTCGATTATCGGATGATCGATCTGGCGTTTCGGATTCCAGGTTCGCTGAAATTACGTGACGGCGTTACTAAAGCCATTTTGAAAAAGGCCTGCGAGCAAGTTTTGCCTGCCAGTATTATCTATCGGAAAAAGCAGATGTTTACTGTTCCGATCGGGGAATGGTTCAAGCGAGAACTTTCTCCATTCGTCAACGAAGTGTTACTTTCAGAACGATCTCTGGAACGCGGGATTTTCAGCCCGGAAAGGGTTGGCCAGATGATTCAGGAACATCAGTCAAATCGGGTAAATCATACACGTGCCATACGGGCATTGCTGGCGTTTGAGTTGTGGCAGCGAACATTTATTGATCAGACTTTTGATCATACTCCGAGCTATGCGGAATTGGGCATCAAGAGTTCTGTCAATTTTGGAATGGTTGGCCGAAACGCCGCTTAAAGAATTATTTCGAACCTCCCCTGTTTTTTGCAAAGTGAATATTATGGACGATCAACAATTGTCACAGAAATCGGGCTCTGCGCAAGGTGCGACACAGGGACAACCTCACTTTGATCCACAGTTGCTTGCACCTGTTTCGGGTTCAACAGACGCGACTGAAAATAGAGAATATTTTCTGAAGCGGCCTGTTGACCTTCTGCTGAGTGGTTTTGCGCTCATCGTCTTTTCTCCAGTATTTCTGCTGATCGCCTTCCTGATCAAAGTCACCTCGCCTGGTCCGGTGTTTTTCCGACAGAATCGCCTGGGAGTGAACGAAGCACCATTTGAGATCTTGAAATTCCGATCCATGCGCTCTGAACCTGAACAGGCAGGACCTCAGTTTACCAGTGCGAATGATTCCAGAATCACCGGCATTGGGAAGCTGATCCGTAAAACAAGTCTCGATGAGTTGCCCCAATTGATCAATATATTTCGAGGCGAAATGAGTTTGATTGGTCCTCGTCCTTATATCGGCTTTGAGTTAGAGGAGACTTCACAAATCGATCGTCAGAAACGGGCCAGTGTTCGTCCCGGCGTCTCAGGCCTGGCTCAGGTCTCAGGAAGAAGTCAGTTGACTCAAGCTGCCGTTATTGAATTCGACCTTGAGTATGTGGGACACTGCAGCCTGAGACTCGACTGGCAGATCCTTCTGCAGACGATCAAAAAAGTGGTTTCCTGCGAAGGAACCAATTAAATTTATTTAGAACCAATGCTATGTGTTGAAGTAAGGTAGCGTTCAAAAAAAAGTTTTCCAATAATACTGAGCCGGTTCGACAGGAAAGCAGTCATTAAGATAGCTGGGATAAATGCCATCATCAGGATGGAGAACGCAAACAAGGATAAGAGAATCATCAGCGCCATGCAGTAGGCAGTAAAGAACAGTAGTGGATCGCGTGTGAGGCTGTTTCTGTAGAAATATACAAAACAGGCTAACAAGGCTGTGAATCCGAAACACAGGACTTTAAAGACCAGGTGATCATCAAGCCCATTCAGCATTCCATGTTGGGTCATCAAAAGAAATCCATCAAACCCACCGCCAAAAAAGGCCAGATTCTTATTGATTAAAAACAGAATGATAGGCGTATACAGCAGAAAAAATATAAACATGGAAATAATGACTGGGTAATGAATTCTGATTTTTTGCCTAAAGTCATACAACAGGTAGATGCAAATCGAAGAAAAAGAGATTGCATAAAAAGAGATGGCAACGCCACTGCTGCTCGAGGAAAACAAGATTGCCAGAGAGATCAGGCATGCTGGCAGGGCCTGTTTTTCAATGGTTGCTTCTTTATCTTTTACAAGAAGAAACAGGCCATAGAACATTAATGAATAGGCACAAAGGCCATAGATCAATCGACCATTCATGAACAGCGTAAGCACGGCAAAGAACAGGAACACAAAGAAATTGACTTTCCAGATATTCGTTAATTTTCGATGTAAGGTTATGCAGCGGGAAAGTGAATGTGAAATCATCACACACATCGCAAGCACTGCCAAAGATAAAATAATGTCAGGAGATACTTGTAGTAATTCGGCAACCAAATAGATTGGATACACGAGTGTGTATCTCAATCCATGCGGATGCAAGTAAATCGACTTCAGGTTGATCGAAAACCCCGCCTCGTACAGTGTCTGAACTTGAGGCCACATCTGAAAGGTCTTTAAATTCAATAGAATTACCATCAGATAGGTAACCAGGGCGCCCCAAAAAAGTGATTTGTATACATTACCGACGAACATCTGAGCCATCAATTGCCCTTCTGTCTCGAATGATTGGAACTGAAGAAGATCAGGATGTTACAGAATGAATTCTTGAGATGTATTTGACTGTTTGGAGAGTTTCAATCACTGAAAACTTACAAGAATGAAGTACGATTCTGTGAGAGAAAATGGCTCATTCTGCTGAGGTGCGAGGAGTCTAGACAAAGCATTCTGGTGTGTAAAGACAAATCTTCAGCTTAGTTATGGTGGATTGGGAGTGGTGGGCTAGCTTGTGTTCTGAGAGCTCAGATTTGGCCAAATGGGGGTGCCAGATTTCGGGTTGGGAGGGAATACTCTGTATTTTTGAAAAGGCGGTTGAGAGTGATATCGTGAATCGGGGGCAATGTACGAAACACTCCAACTTGTTTGTCTCATAGTCTTTGTTACCGCCGGTTGGCTTTGATTTCATTGAGATTGGTATCGCATTCTGTCACATTTCTTGTTATTGGTACGCCTCGTTTGTGTCAATCAATACCAGTTGACTGGTAAGACGCAAGGTTTTTCTACGATGCATTCTTAAAAACCGTATCAGTTAAATTGTCTGATTGGATCCAGTCCAATGTACATTTATGATCGTGATCTGAAACGCCTTTCTCCTGCTTTTGCATTGGATTCGAAAGGTTCGTTTTTTAAAGAACAGGCCTATAAGCTTGGAGTTCTGCTTTCAATCGCGACAGGCTTTGCGATTCCCATTTCAACAAGTCTAACGTCGATTTTAAGCTTAGGGATTTTGGTCTGTTGGATTATCTCGGGGCAATATCGTGTTTCCTACGAGTTACTGAAAACAAATCAAGTTGTCGCTGTTTCTCTTGCCTTTTTTGGATTTCTAGCGATTGGCTTGCTCTACACGCCGGAATCATTCTCAGTGGCATCGCGGAATTTGTTTAAGTACCGCCAGTTTATTATGATTCCCGTTTATCTCTCGTTCTTTCTGAACCCAAAGTCACGCCGGCTGGGGATTCAAATGTTCGAGCTGGCGCTGATCGTCACCTTGATTTGTTCGATTTGTTGTATGTTTCTTCCCCATAGCGGTGTAGACAGTGATATTTATAATCGGACTGTTTTTAAGAACCGGATTACACAAAACATTCTGATGGCATTTCTGGTTTATCTGGCTGCCTGGAAGTTTTGGGAAAAGCCGAAGCAGCGTTGGTATTATGCCATCTTGGGCCTGGTGGGAGTACTTAATACTGTTGCGATTGTGCCTGGACGCTCCGGTTATCTTGCTTTAGGAGTTTTAACTTGTTTATTTCTCTGCCAGAAGCTGGGTTATAAAGGGCTCATTGCTGCTGCTTTTTGTATTGGGGGGATTGGATTTATTGCCTACCACCAATCTCAAACGTTTCAGGCACGCATCAATCAGGTCGTGACAGAGGTTTCGAATTATCAGGAGACTCAAGAGAGGCGTGGTGGAGTCAATTTGCGTCTTGAGTTTTATGAGAATAGTCTGCAGCTGGCGAAATCAAGTCCCATTGTTGGCGCGGGGATTGGAAGTTTTGAGTTAAACTATCGGCAGCTCTCCCAGGAAAAGAACCAGATTGCCACTGCCAATCCGCATAATGAATATGTGATGTTACTGGTTCAAAACGGGGCCATTGGTTTGTGTCTGTTTTTATCGTTCTACTGGGTTGCCTGGCGATCGACTCGCTCGATGAACGGGCTTGATCGGTCCTTTGGACAGGCAGTGCTGGCGGTCTATGTCATTGGATGCCTCGTGAATTCCCTGATGTTGGATACAACGGAAGGCAATTTATTCGGATTCCTGATGGGGCTGACATTGGCTGGGGCAGGAAGTGCTGTTGCACAGCATCATCAAGAACAGGAGCCGGAATTTCCTTCCAGCAACGAAGATCAGCATCTCATTCGGGACGCAGCCTGAGTTGCCTTGCGCTATGGGAGTGATTGAGACGGAATGACGGTTGCTTAAGACCAGGCCAAGGGTATTGGTGGTCTGTATCGCTTGCCCTAATTCCCCCTTTACACAAAAAAATGATTAAATTAGTATCTGCGGCTGGAATATTGCGTCCATTTTTGATTTTCTAACTGTGTTTTCTATCACGACAGAGTAGCGCTTAAGACGAAAGGGGCCATGGATGGCCGGTGTGATTGGACTAATCACTGCAAGAGGTGGTTCGAAAGGAGTACCTCGGAAAAATATACGAGAGCTGGCCGGAAAACCGCTGATTGCCTGGACGATTCAGGAAGCATTACAAAGTCAGGAATTAGATCGTGTCATTGTTTCTACCGATGACAAGGAGATCGCTTCCATCTCCCGGCAGTATGGTGCGGAAGTTCCGTTTATTCGCCCCCTTAAACTGTCATTAGATGCCTCCAGTCATGTGGATGTAATTTTACATGCCATCGACTGGTTTGCTGAGCAGGAGCAGTACGAGATGGATTATGTGGCATTACTTCAGCCTACATCTCCCTTTCGTATCGCCGAAGATATCGATGGCGCGATCAGGTTTGCCAGAGAGAAAAACGCCAAATCTGTGATTGGCATGATGGAAGCGCCCAGTCATCCGGTCTGCTTGCGAGGGATGGATGAAGAGGGGCTGTTGCTGGAACTGTCTGACGCTCAGAAAGAATCGATGTTGCGCAGGCAGGTGCTGGAAGATGTGTATGCTTTCAATGGCGCTTTGTATATTCTCCGGGTAGACGCATTTAAAGAAAATCTGACCTTTCGACCTTATCAGGAAACCTACGGGTATAAGATGCCGACCGAGCGGTCGTGGGAAATCGATACCGAGTGGGAATTCTTAGTTGCCAGTTTACTGATGGAAAATCAGGTGCGTGATACTTCCCGCCGAAAGGCTGCTTAGTGAATGAGCCTGGAATGCTTCGTCTTTTCCTTATTTTGAATTATGCAAACGATGCACGATCTGGTTCCA
This genomic interval from Gimesia alba contains the following:
- a CDS encoding UDP-N-acetylglucosamine 2-epimerase, with amino-acid sequence MTSSHTKQQRILAVCYGGGHVLMLIPVLKHLKELGHEIHVLGLTTAANPLRKAGFSPMGFQDIIQLEETRAIEHGKRLAAEMHQDNKVNSPEESIAYLGLSYADLEDQLGVAGAEQAFRQKGRQAFLPLNPIRRIFDIINPDVVLTTNSPRAELASIRIAAERGIPSVGVLDLFGLQPHNDIPADFVCVPFKQAVSILVDRGLNPENLIVTGNPNFDWVNEIPLTESRASAWRIHNHVEPTDLLALYAMKPNWDQHEEMIVSSLEHVLQENHSLKVAVRPHPNSDSQIAERVINRLGNVAFLDKNTPLSMSLASCDALITHKSTVSVEAALLGKQVALFHSNHDYPTHGIPLHLFNWGTFSISIAEGIKALSNLKKETSEAQKRRADEVRKAWNCDSQSHIRITNVVLQACEKMNLKEAA
- the asnB gene encoding asparagine synthase (glutamine-hydrolyzing), with protein sequence MCGIIGGYDRNQRPFGTALAEQACKRMAHRGPDDRGFYETGGMLVGNQRLSILDLAGGHQPMFSDDQQVVVVQNGEIYNFRELAKGLGCRTSCDTEVILRLYQRDGEDFVKQLNGMFAIAIIDRRKQSLLLYRDRVGQKPLYLHDDGRRLLFASEVKSLFAMGVKAEMNWEGFDAYLTYNFVPPPMTLYKNITHLMPGHMLKISSQGTEVRRWWNLAEKPVECRSEASWCDEIIETLRAAVKIRLRADVPLGAFLSGGIDSSSVVSLMSQELPHPVQTFCIGFDDPRFDESRYAQEVADQFGTRHTCEVLNPNLTETWPLTIYHNDQPHGDVSFMPTHRVSHLARQSVKVVLTGDGGDELFAGYDVHRNFFANQDLTLPREQIEADYIRAISLLQPAEKQALYSEESRIQLGGFDASSFAMSQLKEFRHLDPISQALALDTKLLLPGNNLVKPDKMAMAVSLEPRAPYLDYRMIDLAFRIPGSLKLRDGVTKAILKKACEQVLPASIIYRKKQMFTVPIGEWFKRELSPFVNEVLLSERSLERGIFSPERVGQMIQEHQSNRVNHTRAIRALLAFELWQRTFIDQTFDHTPSYAELGIKSSVNFGMVGRNAA
- a CDS encoding sugar transferase — encoded protein: MDDQQLSQKSGSAQGATQGQPHFDPQLLAPVSGSTDATENREYFLKRPVDLLLSGFALIVFSPVFLLIAFLIKVTSPGPVFFRQNRLGVNEAPFEILKFRSMRSEPEQAGPQFTSANDSRITGIGKLIRKTSLDELPQLINIFRGEMSLIGPRPYIGFELEETSQIDRQKRASVRPGVSGLAQVSGRSQLTQAAVIEFDLEYVGHCSLRLDWQILLQTIKKVVSCEGTN
- a CDS encoding O-antigen ligase family protein; its protein translation is MYIYDRDLKRLSPAFALDSKGSFFKEQAYKLGVLLSIATGFAIPISTSLTSILSLGILVCWIISGQYRVSYELLKTNQVVAVSLAFFGFLAIGLLYTPESFSVASRNLFKYRQFIMIPVYLSFFLNPKSRRLGIQMFELALIVTLICSICCMFLPHSGVDSDIYNRTVFKNRITQNILMAFLVYLAAWKFWEKPKQRWYYAILGLVGVLNTVAIVPGRSGYLALGVLTCLFLCQKLGYKGLIAAAFCIGGIGFIAYHQSQTFQARINQVVTEVSNYQETQERRGGVNLRLEFYENSLQLAKSSPIVGAGIGSFELNYRQLSQEKNQIATANPHNEYVMLLVQNGAIGLCLFLSFYWVAWRSTRSMNGLDRSFGQAVLAVYVIGCLVNSLMLDTTEGNLFGFLMGLTLAGAGSAVAQHHQEQEPEFPSSNEDQHLIRDAA
- a CDS encoding acylneuraminate cytidylyltransferase family protein; its protein translation is MAGVIGLITARGGSKGVPRKNIRELAGKPLIAWTIQEALQSQELDRVIVSTDDKEIASISRQYGAEVPFIRPLKLSLDASSHVDVILHAIDWFAEQEQYEMDYVALLQPTSPFRIAEDIDGAIRFAREKNAKSVIGMMEAPSHPVCLRGMDEEGLLLELSDAQKESMLRRQVLEDVYAFNGALYILRVDAFKENLTFRPYQETYGYKMPTERSWEIDTEWEFLVASLLMENQVRDTSRRKAA